The Tigriopus californicus strain San Diego chromosome 5, Tcal_SD_v2.1, whole genome shotgun sequence genome includes a region encoding these proteins:
- the LOC131880998 gene encoding uncharacterized protein LOC131880998, producing MVASLNVTKRVKSNFLNLFVGLVILALASWPLEGDCAGFRQISNMKDLSRAFDENEQVKNLHDVIEQAVINKLFEIMSQPKEAAFSPPNNNNNNNNRAGREVSRVDSANPGTFEGVGHSLFRRYLTEN from the exons ATGGTTGCCTCACTAAATGTCACCAAGAGGGTCAAATCCAATTTCCTTAATCTATTCGTGGGACTAGTtattttggccttggcttcATGGCCGTTAGAAGGTGATTGTGCCGGATTCCGACAGATTTCCAATATGAAGGATTTATCAAGAGCCTTCGATGAAAACGAACAAGTGAAGAAT TTACATGATGTCATCGAACAAGCCGTCATCAATAAGCTCTTTGAAATCATGAGCCAACCCAAAGAAGCCGCATTTTCGCctcccaacaacaacaacaacaacaacaaccgtGCGGGCAGAGAGGTGTCTAGAGTGGATTCTGCCAATCCAGGAACTTTTGAGGGTGTGGGTCATTCGTTGTTCCGGCGATACTTGACCGAAAACTAG
- the LOC131880995 gene encoding probable tRNA N6-adenosine threonylcarbamoyltransferase produces the protein MPTILGLEGSANKIGVGILRDGQVLSNPRRTYCPPPGQGFLPRETAVHHQGVILTVLREALDQAQLTPQDIDAIAYTKGPGMGAPLVSVAVVARTISQLWHKPIIGVNHCIGHIEMGRLITGAENPTVLYVSGGNTQIIAYAQQRYRIFGETIDIAVGNCLDRFARVLKLSNDPSPGYNIEQAAQQGSKFLPLPYVVKGMDVSFSGILSYIEEKAEKLMASGEYTPEDLCFSLQENVFAMLVETTERAMAHCGSQEVLIVGGVGCNLRLQEMMAIMCRERQAKVFATDMRFCIDNGAMIAQAGYEMFKCGMVTDWEHTTITQRYRTDEVLVKWRE, from the exons ATGCCCACCATTCTCGGATTAGAAGGCTCAGCCAATAAAATCGGTGTGGGCATCTTGCGTGATGGTCAAGTACTGTCCAACCCTCGCCGCACTTACTGCCCGCCGCCTGGACAGGGGTTCTTGCCCCGTGAAACGGCCGTTCATCATCAAGGCGTAATTCTGACCGTGCTCAGAGAAGCCTTGGATCAAGCTCAACTCACGCCTCAAGACATTGATGCCATCGCCTACACCAAAGGACCCG GCATGGGTGCTCCTTTGGTGTCGGTGGCCGTGGTGGCCCGAACCATTTCCCAATTATGGCACAAACCCATCATCGGCGTCAATCATTGCATCGGTCACATTGAAATGGGTCGTCTCATCACCGGGGCCGAGAATCCGACCGTGCTCTATGTGAGTGGGGGTAATACGCAGATTATTGCCTATGCCCAACAACGATACCGCATCTTTGGTGAAACCATCGATATCGCCGTGGGCAATTGCTTGGACCGATTTGCTCGAGTTCTCAAGCTATCTAACGATCCTAG CCCGGGTTATAACATTGAACAGGCCGCCCAGCAAGGCTCCAAGTTCCTACCCCTGCCTTATGTGGTGAAAGGCATGGACGTGTCCTTCAGTGGCATCCTTTCCTATATCGAGGAGAAAGCCGAGAAGCTAATGGCCAGCGGCGAATACACACCTGAAGATTTATGCTTCTCCCTCCAAGAAAACGTGTTCGCCATGTTAGTGGAAACCACAGAACGAGCCATGGCTCATTGTGGATCTCAG GAGGTTCTGATCGTGGGTGGAGTGGGATGCAATCTTCGTCTGCAGGAGATGATGGCCATCATGTGTCGCGAGCGTCAGGCCAAAGTCTTCGCGACGGATATGAGATTTTGCATCGATAATGGGGCAATGATTGCTCAAGCCGGTTATGAAATGTTCAAATGCGGAATGGTCACTGACTGGGAGCACACTACAATCACTCAACGATATCGAACGGATGAAGTTCTGGTAAAGTGGcgtgaataa
- the LOC131880988 gene encoding polycystin-2-like protein 1 — protein sequence MGDVEEGFVGSRPTSSNMGGSRPSSSKSRGHSATSLRSRPRSSQSIAERAQTAGNIVRAMSRPSSGTKSVAWSEDVPPDPEAGNLSPIKEIDPALKEEAPYSKELEEELNRDPMEDKENITVGCWAQFTAMVSSMWDTTDMAVGEEREVLVRTTLRELVVYLVYLVILCCVTLSAMSPTMYRYTEIVSSTFKSQYEVRQISDFWEFMEGEFFDGIYLEQWYNDGDETATYPCPGHPNVTGPCPIDHQDRMVMHANRLLGVPRLRQIRVRNDSCTIPTEFKDSVDVCYDHYSSTIEDENPFGPGYRKYTSADAWRYQSVKELEGKLHWGMEATYSGAGSVQNLREKRNETQAILKELKEGLWIGRGTRYISLDFTLYNANINLFCVIKMNFEFPPTGGIIPTTQFGTVKLLRYITPFEYALMGLEVVFAVFVAYYVVEEVIELSMMGLQYFTTFWNFLDLFMISVSVATLSFNLYLFTTVTGLLKSLLAEPELFADFSFLEFWSKTFQDAAALTVFTGWIKVFKYISFNKTMSQLSGTITRCASDVAAFSIMFFIVFFAYAQIGYLLFGVHMLAFSTFKDACFTQFRLILGDFDFPAIERSHRLWGPIYFLTYVFLVFFVLMNMFLAIINDTYSEVKEEVDNRKEDFQVGDYISRGYNNVREMFFSRDKILDIKATVKLAADDGVVTYDEIRENLRKLNFSDLEIEMFCSRYDRDGNFEFTLEEINAIEQDEGDRFDNYNHLYLTQERPKSSVERPSSGLPKMTRRDFDMVHNRVDRMEEQMSSVVTKVNEVLQKLDTFDGEARKSSAQAINRGIRHIASAAGNDEDKRKEMEKLVHGELEKIEDD from the exons ATGGGTGACGTTGAGGAGGGTTTTGTGGGGAGTCGCCCCACCTCATCCAATATGG GGGGGTCGAGGCCAAGCAGCTCCAAGAGTCGAGGACATTCTGCCACATCGCTGCGAAGTAGACCCAGGTCATCTCAATCAATTG CCGAAAGGGCTCAAACTGCCGGGAATATTGTCAGAGCCATGAGTCGTCCATCAAGTGGAACGAAATCTGTGGCTTGGAGTGAGGATGTTCCACCAGACCCAGAAGCAGGCAATCTATCACCGATTAAGGAGATCGACCCTGCCTTAAAAGAAGAGGCTCCTTACTCTAAAGAACTTGAGGAGGAACTGAATCGAGATCCCATGGAGGATAAGGAAAATATCACCGTGGGATGTTGGGCCCAATTCACTGCTATGGTCAGCA GTATGTGGGACACTACGGACATGGCCGTGGGAGAAGAGCGTGAAGTTCTAGTTCGAACCACATTGAGGGAATTGGTGGTTTACCTGGTCTACTTGGTAATCCTCTGTTGTG TCACTTTAAGCGCCATGAGCCCGACCATGTACCGGTATACCGAGATCGTCTCGTCGACTTTCAAGTCCCAATATGAAGTTAGGCAAATTTCCGATTTTTGGGAG TTTATGGAAGGCGAGTTCTTTGATGGTATTTACCTCGAACAATGGTACAACGACGGCGACGAAACCGCAACCTATCCTTGTCCTGGACATCCAAACGTAACAG GCCCTTGCCCGATTGACCACCAAGATCGTATGGTGATGCACGCAAACCGATTATTGGGGGTGCCTAGATTGCGACAAATCCGTGTGCGAAATGATTCATGCACAATCCCGACTGAGTTCAAAGATTCCGTGGATGTGTGTTACGACCATTATTCCTCAACGATCGAAGATGAAAATCCTTTTGGTCCCGGATACCGGAAGTACACATCAGCTGACGC GTGGCGTTATCAGAGTGTGAAAGAGTTGGAAGGCAAATTACATTGGGGTATGGAAGCCACCTATAGTGGAGCTGGTTCGGTTCAAAACCTTCGTGAGAAGCGAAACGAAACTCAGGCCATCTTAAAGGAGCTTAAGGAAGGCTTGTGGATTGGTCGGGGCACTCGGTACATTTCGTTAGATTTTACTCTGTACAATGCCAACATCAATCTGTTTTGCGTTATCAA GATGAATTTCGAGTTTCCACCCACTGGAGGCATTATTCCCACTACCCAATTTGGAACGGTGAAACTTTTGAGGTACATCACGCCATTTGAATACGCTCTCATGGGTCTTGAAGTCGTATTTGCGGTGTTCGTTGCCTACTATGTCGTCGAAGAAGTTATTGAGCTCTCTATGATGGGGCTTCAGTACTTTACCACTTTTTGGAACTTCTTGGACCTTTTCATGATCTCT GTCTCCGTGGCAACCCTAAGTTTCAACTTGTACCTGTTCACTACGGTGACTGGTCTCTTGAAATCATTGTTGGCCGAGCCCGAACTGTTTGCCGACTTTTCGTTTCTGGAATTCTGGTCCAAAACTTTTCAAGACGCTGCTGCTTTGACCGTCTTCACCGGGTGGATCAAGGTGTTCAAGTACATTTCTTTCAACAAGACCATGTCTCAATTGTCCGGGACCATCACCAGG TGCGCTAGTGATGTGGCGGCGTTCTCGATCATGTTCTTCATCGTTTTCTTTGCCTACGCTCAGATTGGATATCTCCTCTTTGGCGTTCAT ATGCTGGCGTTTAGTACCTTCAAAGACGCCTGCTTCACCCAATTTCGACTGATTTTGGGTGATTTTGACTTTCCCGCTATCGAACGATCTCATCGATTGTGGGGTCCGATCTATTTTCTCACCTACGTCTTCTTAGTGTTCTTCGTCCTCATG AACATGTTCTTAGCCATTATCAATGACACCTACTCggaagtaaaagaagaagtagACAACCGGAAAGAGGATTTTCAG GTGGGCGATTATATCTCTCGAGGCTACAACAACGTCCGAGAGATGTTTTTCTCACGAGACAAGATTCTGGATATCAAAGCTACCGTGAAATTGGCGGCTGACGATGGAGTTGTCACCTACGACGAGATTCGAGAAAACCTTCGGAAGCTGAACTTTTCAGATTTGGAGATCGAGATGTTCTGCTCCCGATATGATCGCGATGGAAACTTTGAATTCACTCTAGAGGAGATCAACGCTATTGAGCAAGATGAAGGCGACCGATTCGATAACTACAACCATCTCTATTTGACTCAAGAGCGTCCCAAATCCTCTGTAGAAAGGCCCTCGTCCGGACTGCCCAAAATGACGAGGAGAGACTTCGACAT GGTTCACAATCGTGTGGATCGAATGGAGGAGCAGATGTCGAGTGTCGTGACCAAAGTAAACGAAGTCCTTCAGAAACTTGACACATTCGATGGAGAGGCTCGAAAATCTTCTGCACAAGCTATCAATCGAGGAATCCGACACATTGCCAGTGCTGCAG GTAACGACGAAGACAAACGTAAGGAAATGGAGAAACTAGTGCATGGGGAATTGGAGAAAATCGAGGATGATTAG